Proteins encoded within one genomic window of Arachis ipaensis cultivar K30076 chromosome B08, Araip1.1, whole genome shotgun sequence:
- the LOC107613172 gene encoding fructokinase-2, with translation MASSNGIPATGSGLVVSFGEMLIDFVPTVSGVSLAEAPGFLKAPGGAPANVAIAVARLGGKAAFVGKLGDDEFGHMLAGILKENGVVADGITFDQGARTALAFVTLRADGEREFMFYRNPSADMLLKPEELNLELIRSAKVFHYGSISLIVEPCRSAHLKAMEVAKDAGCLLSYDPNLRLPLWPSAEEARKQIRSIWEKADLIKVSDVELEFLTESDKIDDEAAMSLWHPNLKLLLVTLGEHGSRYYTKNFHGSVDAFHVNTVDTTGAGDSFVGSLLAKIVDDQSILEDEARLRSVLTYSNACGAITTTKKGAIPALPKDEDVLALIRGA, from the exons ATGGCTTCAAGCAATGGCATCCCCGCAACCGGAAGCGGTCTCGTCGTCAGCTTCGGCGAGATGCTCATCGACTTCGTTCCCACCGTCTCCGGCGTCTCCCTCGCTGAGGCTCCTGGATTCCTCAAGGCTCCCGGCGGCGCCCCCGCTAACGTGGCCATCGCCGTCGCCAGACTCGGCGGCAAGGCCGCTTTCGTCGGCAAGCTCGGCGATGACGAGTTCGGTCACATGCTTGCCGGGATCTTGAAGGAAAACGGCGTCGTCGCCGACGGGATCACCTTTGACCAGGGCGCACGTACGGCGTTGGCGTTCGTAACCCTACGCGCCGACGGGGAGCGTGAATTCATGTTCTACAGAAACCCCAGCGCCGACATGCTCCTCAAGCCCGAAGAACTCAACCTCGAACTCATCAGATCT GCAAAGGTGTTCCATTATGGTTCAATAAGCTTGATCGTGGAGCCATGCAGATCGGCACACCTGAAGGCAATGGAAGTAGCCAAGGACGCCGGGTGCCTTCTCTCCTACGATCCAAATCTGAGGCTGCCATTGTGGCCATCGGCCGAGGAAGCTCGCAAGCAAATCCGAAGCATATGGGAGAAGGCTGATTTGATCAAGGTCAGCGATGTTGAGCTCGAGTTCCTCACTGAAAGTGACAAGATTGATGATGAGGCTGCCATGTCCTTGTGGCACCCCAACTTGAAGTTGCTCCTTGTCACCCTTGGTGAACATGGTTCTAGGTACTACACCAAG AATTTCCATGGATCAGTAGATGCTTTCCATGTAAATACAGTTGATACAACTGGCGCTGGCGATTCCTTTGTCGGTTCTCTTTTGGCCAAGATTGTTGACGACCAATCCATTCTTGAG GATGAAGCAAGGCTAAGATCAGTTCTCACTTATTCAAATGCATGTGGAGCAATCACCACCACCAAAAAGGGAGCAATCCCTGCCCTTCCCAAGGATGAAGATGTGTTGGCCCTCATCAGGGGAGCATAG
- the LOC107614101 gene encoding uncharacterized protein LOC107614101 isoform X2, which translates to MRRASAKEKERMDEEEGMEVLDSALSLINWRLKPSSKRRLQLDMMALSTRLRPVVMVDYGGIMPQLQHHLSHLLQLIHKESPIFEHIRVMVIQDMIYLIHLLELAEYVKSSFNNEIPLLFVDLQHEPPKMVTNIEESPLALQLVSIQKLFLTLFPTSPPQEGTSNNDPAPTNDSKCVDDDADLASKRVHSHSAAECIDLSSCMDNTDVTVPTLNGNNTLKKGTQAEELLSFSVPYDLSIRGSNEQWAEAFMANMRTKFERCANAWKSLKMEVSECNPQAIVL; encoded by the exons ATGCGTCGTGCTTCtgcgaaagagaaagaaagaatggATGAAGAAGAAGGTATGGAGGTGTTGGATTCCGCTTTGTCTCTCATCAATTGGCGCCTCAAACCTTCTTCAAAGCGTCGTCTTCAATTAG ATATGATGGCACTCTCCACAAGATTGAGACCCGTAGTAATGGTGGACTACGGTGGAATCATGCCTCAGCTTCAGCACCATCTCTCTCACCTCCTCCAACTCATTCACAAAGAATCCCCAATTTTCGAGCATATCAGAGTGATGGTTATACAAGACATGATATACTTGATTCATCTACTTGAACTTGCTGAATATGTTAAATCAAGCTTCAACAATGAAATTCCGTTGCTCTTTGTTGATCTTCAACACGAACCTCCAAAG ATGGTAACAAACATAGAGGAGAGTCCATTAGCATTGCAGCTGGTTTCAATTCAGAAGCTGTTCTTGACATTGTTTCCTACTTCTCCTCCTCAAGAAGGAACCAGCAACAATGATCCTGCACCGACCAATGATTCGAAATGTGTGGATGATGATGCAGATTTGGCTAGTAAGCGTGTTCACTCTCATTCTGCTGCTGAGTGTATTGATCTCAGTAGCTGCATGGACAACACTGATGTCACTGTGCCAACCTTGAATGG GAATAATACTCTCAAGAAAGGAACACAAGCAGAAGAACTCTTAAG TTTTTCAGTGCCTTATGATCTAAGCATTAGAGGTAGCAATGAACAATGGGCAGAGGCCTTCATGGCTAACATGCGGACCAAGTTTGAAAGATGTGCAAATGCTTGGAAATCGTTAAAGATGGAGGTTAGTGAGTGCAATCCTCAAGCTATCGTGCTATAG
- the LOC107613069 gene encoding LRR receptor-like serine/threonine-protein kinase ERECTA, whose amino-acid sequence MSKTMHTKLLSLLYSTITIILCLISQSQSKTHEDDTNALIEIKRAIDPNSVSQSSFLYSWNFTLDPCECTGSVFLGILCTLPLDNTSSRVTALDLDTIGYEGFLTPAIGNLTELTVLNLNNNKFRGPLPESLGNLRKLIRITMSSNFFTGTIPQGITQLKNLEHLDLSRNRLSGKIPEEITGLRSLTYLSLSRNGFAGRTPDLTGIWQLGTLDLSFNQFYGNLPILPIRLRRLYLSHNIFSGRLTPLKGLMHLKWLDISDNRLSGGITKDIFYLHGVVHLNVSYNRFTMIDPVKYSGDGPMLQVLEAQGNQLKGHLPLNLVTYRNLTSINFANNQFHGPIPEEYGPMLQGQWRRLLLDLNFLSGKLPLEFRHNNTKVTVGISNNCLVCPTSVAICRGAQRPVTECMGEQNL is encoded by the coding sequence ATGTCAAAAACAATGCACACAAAACTCTTGTCTCTTCTCTATTCCACCATAACAATAATCCTATGCCTTATATCACAAAGCCAATCAAAAACCCATGAAGATGATACCAATGCCCTCATTGAAATAAAAAGAGCCATTGACCCAAACTCAGTGTCCCAAAGTTCATTCCTTTATAGCTGGAACTTCACTCTGGATCCATGTGAATGCACAGGATCAGTGTTTCTAGGAATATTGTGCACTTTGCCCTTAGACAACACCTCAAGTAGAGTAACAGCACTTGATCTTGACACAATTGGTTATGAAGGGTTCTTAACCCCAGCCATTGGGAACTTAACAGAACTAACAGTTCTCAACCTCAACAACAACAAATTCAGAGGGCCATTACCAGAATCACTTGGAAATCTAAGGAAACTAATAAGGATCACAATGTCATCAAACTTCTTCACAGGCACAATCCCTCAAGGGATCACTCAACTCAAGAATCTTGAGCATCTAGACCTATCAAGGAACCGGCTTTCGGGCAAAATCCCAGAGGAGATAACAGGGTTGAGAAGCTTAACATACCTGAGCCTTTCAAGGAATGGATTTGCTGGAAGAACACCAGACCTCACCGGAATCTGGCAACTCGGCACATTAGACCTTAGCTTCAATCAGTTCTATGGCAATCTTCCTATCCTTCCGATCCGGCTGCGAAGATTGTACTTAAGCCATAACATATTCTCAGGAAGATTAACACCACTCAAAGGACTCATGCACCTAAAATGGCTAGATATCAGTGACAATCGCCTCTCCGGCGGCATTACAAAGGACATATTTTACTTACATGGGGTTGTTCATCTCAATGTGTCCTATAACAGATTCACCATGATTGATCCTGTTAAGTATTCAGGGGATGGACCAATGCTTCAAGTGCTTGAGGCGCAAGGAAACCAATTGAAGGGTCATCTGCCTCTGAATTTGGTGACTTATAGGAACTTAACTTCAATCAactttgcaaacaaccaattccatgGTCCAATTCCAGAGGAATATGGACCAATGTTGCAGGGACAATGGAGAAGGTTGTTGTTGGATCTCAACTTTCTTTCAGGGAAGCTTCCATTGGAGTTTCGCCACAATAATACAAAAGTGACAGTTGGGATTTCAAATAACTGCCTTGTTTGTCCAACCAGTGTTGCTATTTGCCGAGGAGCACAAAGACCTGTAACTGAATGTATGGGTGAACAGAATCTATGA
- the LOC107614101 gene encoding uncharacterized protein LOC107614101 isoform X1 has protein sequence MRRASAKEKERMDEEEGMEVLDSALSLINWRLKPSSKRRLQLDMMALSTRLRPVVMVDYGGIMPQLQHHLSHLLQLIHKESPIFEHIRVMVIQDMIYLIHLLELAEYVKSSFNNEIPLLFVDLQHEPPKMVTNIEESPLALQLVSIQKLFLTLFPTSPPQEGTSNNDPAPTNDSKCVDDDADLASKRVHSHSAAECIDLSSCMDNTDVTVPTLNGWLLGYPVVYLFGKEHIADAIYNLSTKYLNIFQVFICRNNTLKKGTQAEELLSFSVPYDLSIRGSNEQWAEAFMANMRTKFERCANAWKSLKMEVSECNPQAIVL, from the exons ATGCGTCGTGCTTCtgcgaaagagaaagaaagaatggATGAAGAAGAAGGTATGGAGGTGTTGGATTCCGCTTTGTCTCTCATCAATTGGCGCCTCAAACCTTCTTCAAAGCGTCGTCTTCAATTAG ATATGATGGCACTCTCCACAAGATTGAGACCCGTAGTAATGGTGGACTACGGTGGAATCATGCCTCAGCTTCAGCACCATCTCTCTCACCTCCTCCAACTCATTCACAAAGAATCCCCAATTTTCGAGCATATCAGAGTGATGGTTATACAAGACATGATATACTTGATTCATCTACTTGAACTTGCTGAATATGTTAAATCAAGCTTCAACAATGAAATTCCGTTGCTCTTTGTTGATCTTCAACACGAACCTCCAAAG ATGGTAACAAACATAGAGGAGAGTCCATTAGCATTGCAGCTGGTTTCAATTCAGAAGCTGTTCTTGACATTGTTTCCTACTTCTCCTCCTCAAGAAGGAACCAGCAACAATGATCCTGCACCGACCAATGATTCGAAATGTGTGGATGATGATGCAGATTTGGCTAGTAAGCGTGTTCACTCTCATTCTGCTGCTGAGTGTATTGATCTCAGTAGCTGCATGGACAACACTGATGTCACTGTGCCAACCTTGAATGG atgGCTTCTAGGATATCCAGTGGTGTATTTATTTGGCAAGGAGCATATTGCTGATGCTATTTATAATCTTTCGACCAAATATCTTAATATTTTCCAAGTGTTCATCTGCAG GAATAATACTCTCAAGAAAGGAACACAAGCAGAAGAACTCTTAAG TTTTTCAGTGCCTTATGATCTAAGCATTAGAGGTAGCAATGAACAATGGGCAGAGGCCTTCATGGCTAACATGCGGACCAAGTTTGAAAGATGTGCAAATGCTTGGAAATCGTTAAAGATGGAGGTTAGTGAGTGCAATCCTCAAGCTATCGTGCTATAG
- the LOC107613070 gene encoding protein ENHANCED DISEASE RESISTANCE 2-like — MAKESDWIDRIRSEGAIPLLDPENCSNGWATPPGDAFMVRGPDYFKSRVKVPAGDYLLKPLGFDWIKSSSKISDILSNPQSRVRKVIDDEFSQCHENKPFVWAFNLQVPTKDNYSAVAYFASEEPVTEGSLVDRFLRGDNGFRNSRLKLIANIVRGPWIVRKAVGEQAICIIGRALHCKYCSGENFMEVDIDIGSSMVASAIVHLAFGYISSLTVDLAFLIESQEQSELPEKILGAFRFSNLNPASAITVEPSTVASADGLQTPVPTTRWWQSIGQGFSHILHPGGPHQDGAAIATNTQEAKVTDGKDSPNDLTK, encoded by the exons ATGGCAAAAGAATCTGATTGGATTGATAGGATAAGATCTGAAGGTGCAATTCCACTGCTTGACCCTGAAAATTGTTCCAATGGTTGGGCAACTCCACCTGGTGATGCTTTCATGGTTAGAGGTCCTGATTATTTCAAATCTAGGGTTAAGGTTCCTGCTGGTGATTACCTTCTTAAGCCTCTTGGATTTGATTGGATTAAGAGTTCTTCCAAGATTAGTGATATACTCAGCAATCCACAAAGTAGGGTTAGAAAGGTTATTGATGATGAGTTTTCTCAATGTCATGAGAACAAGCCCTTTGTCTGGGCCTTTAATCTTCAAGTTCCTACCAAGGATAACTACAGTGCCGTCGCGTATTTTGCCTCCGAGGAGCCTGTCACCGAGGGCTCCCTCGTGGACAGGTTCTTGAGAGGTGACAATGGGTTTAGGAACTCGAGGCTCAAGCTGATTGCCAACATTGTTAGGGGTCCTTGGATTGTGAGGAAAGCCGTCGGAGAGCAGGCCATATGCATAATCGGCCGTGCCCTTCATTGTAAATATTGTTCAGGAGAGAATTTCATGGAAGTTGATATTGACATAGGGTCTTCCATGGTTGCCAGTGCTATAGTCCACTTGGCATTCGGTTACATCTCGAGCTTGACAGTTGACTTGGCTTTTCTTATTGAGAGCCAAGAGCAATCGGAGCTTCCGGAGAAGATTTTAGGCGCTTTCAGATTTTCTAACCTCAATCCTGCTTCAGCTATAACAGTTGAACCATCGACTGTTGCGAGCGCTGATGGCTTACAAACACCTGTACCTACTACTAGATGGTGGCAGTCAATTGGGCAGGGCTTTTCCCACATTCTTCATCCAGGTGGTCCTCATCAAGATGGCGCCGCTATTGCTACTAACACTCAAGAAGCTAAAGTCACTGATGGCAAAGACAGTCCAAATGACTTGACAAAATG A
- the LOC107610272 gene encoding transcription factor bHLH53-like: MALSTYLNGDALQSSIISEIFTTKFQELTTPEELTLDHFYHQHSQEGLFSNNFFFDPYFDFNNGFFHPEILSSHQLGHSCTSSHDPFISPKPNNLFQIEYSNVNTLLSCPKRQKYFHKDEELQLSSPFKEYASPSLFDGFILNSSSLLPSEEAALAEELLLPAPVTTPSSDFMVPNVVRNGFCVGINNESQKKDSKRTISAQSIAARERRRNITEKTQELGKLVPGSSKMNTAEMLHAASKYVKYLQTQIGMLQLMNTLQKEDEVVPPSEDLCALITSPFVQEKLYSEELCFVPKDFVTTLTNQRDVRSKPTIFKDLKELIETNNVQKKA; the protein is encoded by the exons ATGGCACTGAGTACGTACTTGAACGGAGATGCACTTCAAAGTTCAATAATATCAGAAATTTTCACCACAAAATTTCAAGAACTAACCACACCAGAAGAACTTACACTTGACCATTTTTACCACCAACACAGCCAAGAAGGCTTGTTTTCTAATAACTTTTTCTTTGACCCTTATTTTGACTTTAACAATGGATTTTTCCATCCTGAAATTTTGTCTTCTCATCAACTTGGTCATAGTTGCACTTCTTCTCATGACCCTTTTATCTCACCCAAACCCAATAATCTCTTTCAGATTGAATACTCTAATGTCAACACCCTTCTTTCATGTCCGAAACGCCAAAAGTActttcataaggatgaagaactcCAACTCTCTTCTCCATTTAAGGAGTATGCATCGCCCAGTCTATTTGATGGGTTTATACTGAATTCATCTTCTTTATTACCATCTGAAGAAGCAGCACTAGCAGAAGAACTACTATTACCTGCACCAGTGACAACACCGTCGTCAGACTTCATGGTTCCTAATGTTGTACGTAATGGTTTTTGTGTGGGAATTAATAATGAGAGTCAGAAGAAGGACAGTAAGAGAACTATCTCTGCACAGAGTATAGCGGCAagggagagaagaagaaataTCACAGAAAAGACACAAGAGCTTGGAAAGTTGGTTCCTGGTAGCTCAAAGATGAACACAGCTGAGATGCTCCATGCAGCTTCTAAATATGTGAAGTATCTTCAAACTCAAATTGGTATGCTTCAACTTATGAACACGCTCCAG AAAGAAGATGAGGTTGTTCCTCCAAGTGAAGATCTATGTGCTCTTATTACTTCTCCCTTTGTTCAAGAGAAGCTTTATTCTGAGGAACTATGCTTTGTCCCTAAAGACTTTGTTACAACTTTGACAAATCAGCGTGATGTTCGATCAAAGCCTACCATCTTTAAGGATCTTAAAGAGTTGATTGAAACAAATAATGTGCAGAAAAAAGCATAG
- the LOC107613071 gene encoding B-box zinc finger protein 25, protein MKIQCDVCEKAQATVICCADEAALCAKCDVEVHAANKLARKHQRLLLQCLSNKLPRCDICQDKPAFIFCVEDRALFCQDCDEPIHSAGSLSANHQRFLATGIQVALSSSSNCNKGNEKSHLEPPNRNNAQQVSMEVPPQQVPNFSSSSWGVDDLLELSAFESPEKGVVQKESMQFGELEWIEDVGLFGEQFPHEALAAAEVPQLTSNNAASFRTTSKSYMSHKKPRIEDDDDEFFTVPDLG, encoded by the exons ATGAAGATTCAGTGTGATGTTTGTGAGAAGGCTCAAGCAACTGTGATTTGTTGTGCAGATGAGGCAGCTTTGTGTGCCAAATGTGATGTTGAGGTTCATGCTGCCAATAAGCTTGCTAGAAAGCACCAGAGGCTTCTCCTTCAATGCCTCTCTAACAAGCTTCCCAGATGTGACATATGCCAA GACAAGCCAGCTTTCATATTCTGTGTTGAAGACAGAGCACTCTTCTGTCAGGACTGCGACGAACCGATTCACTCGGCCGGAAGCCTCTCGGCGAACCACCAGAGATTCCTTGCTACCGGAATCCAAGTGGCCTTGAGTTCTTCTTCTAATTGCAACAAAGGCAATGAAAAGAGTCACTTGGAGCCACCTAATAGGAACAATGCACAACAAGTTTCTATGGAAGTTCCTCCTCAGCAAGTTCCTAACTTCTCATCTTCTTCTTGGGGTGTTGATGACTTATTGGAACTATCAGCCTTTGAATCACCTGAAAAA GGTGTGGTTCAGAAGGAATCTATGCAGTTTGGAGAATTAGAATGGATTGAAGATGTTGGTCTTTTTGGTGAACAATTTCCACATGAAGCATTGGCTGCTGCTGAAGTTCCTCAGCTTACAAGCAACAATGCTGCTTCATTCAGAACAACCTCTAAGTCCTACATGTCTCACAAGAAACCTAGgattgaagatgatgatgatgagttcTTCACAGTGCCAGATCTTGGTTGA